The Candidatus Hydrogenedentota bacterium region GCCCGTCCAACGTAAATAGTGCGCCATGGCGTGCATTACGTGTCGGCATGACACAATCGAACATATCCACACCCAGTTCAATAGCATGCAATAAATCTTCGGGAGCGCCCACGCCCATAAGATAACGGGGTTTTTCAACGGGCAGCTCAGAGGTAGTCCAAGCTACGGCAGCCATCATTTCTTCCTTCGTTTCGCCCACACTGACGCCGCCGATGGCATATCCAGGGAAAGACAGGGCGGTCAGGGCTTGTGCGCTTTCCTTGCGTAACGATTCATGAACGCCTCCTTGAACAATAGCAAAGAGACTTTGCCTTTCGCAGGTAGCCATCTTCTCCCAATGTACTTTGCAGCGGCGCGCCCAACGCTCTGTTAATGCCATGGAGCGGGATGCGCGATCATAAGAAGCCGGATATTCCGTGCATTCATCGAGACACATAATAATGTCGGCACCAATGCTGCGCTGTATGTCCATCGCTTTTTCGGGTGTGAAGAAATGACGGGATCCGTCAACAGCGCTCCGAAACATGACTCCTTCCTCGCTCACCTTGTTGAGCGCGGCAAGACTGAAAATCTGAAACCCGCCGGAATCCGTTAGGACAGGACGAGGCCATTGCATAAACTGGTGGATTCCTCCGAATTTATCAAATACCGCTGTACCCGGCCGCAAATAAAGATGGTAGGTATTGCCCAACAAAATTGGAACATCCAATTCCATCAATTCGCGACTGTCCAAAGACTTCACGGAGGCTTGGGTCCCTACCGGCATAAATACCGGTGTATTCACCTTGCCATGAGGAAGCTGCAACACCCCCACTCGTGCCTGAGTCGTTGCATCCTTTTCTGTAATAGAAAATTCCATAAAATCCTGGTATCCGATTCGTACAACATTATACGTAAGGCTTTTTTATTTCGCGGCCGGAGTCAGCCTTCCGAAGCGCACCGACTGTCACAGCCCCCACTCATTTAAAAGCAACATCAAGGGAAAAAGGATTCCGGGTTCACGCGATCTCCGTCTTTGCGTACTTCATAATGAAGATGAGATCCTGTGGCATTTCCCGTTGCGCCAACCAGCCCTATTTGCGTCCCTCGTTTCACAGAAACCCCTTGTGCCGTCAAGATTTTATCCAGATGGGCGTAGACCGTTTCATAACCATTGCAATGATCAATGATCACCATTTTGCCGTATTTACTTTGGATTCCGCAAAAACTGGTCGTACCTTCTGCCGCTGCTACCACAGGTGTACCATGCTGTA contains the following coding sequences:
- the tgt gene encoding tRNA guanosine(34) transglycosylase Tgt — encoded protein: MEFSITEKDATTQARVGVLQLPHGKVNTPVFMPVGTQASVKSLDSRELMELDVPILLGNTYHLYLRPGTAVFDKFGGIHQFMQWPRPVLTDSGGFQIFSLAALNKVSEEGVMFRSAVDGSRHFFTPEKAMDIQRSIGADIIMCLDECTEYPASYDRASRSMALTERWARRCKVHWEKMATCERQSLFAIVQGGVHESLRKESAQALTALSFPGYAIGGVSVGETKEEMMAAVAWTTSELPVEKPRYLMGVGAPEDLLHAIELGVDMFDCVMPTRNARHGALFTLDGRINIKNARFAGDPNPIEEGCGCPACRVYSRAYIHHLFRAGEILALRLNTLHNLFFMIQLTSRVRDAIRKGSFSTFKRTFLQRYLYNKAL